One genomic window of Peromyscus maniculatus bairdii isolate BWxNUB_F1_BW_parent chromosome 2, HU_Pman_BW_mat_3.1, whole genome shotgun sequence includes the following:
- the Plekhf2 gene encoding pleckstrin homology domain-containing family F member 2: MVDRLANSEANTRRISIVENCFGAAGQPLTIPGRVLIGEGVLTKLCRKKPKARQFFLFNDILVYGNIVIQKKKYNKQHIIPLENVTIDSIKDEGELRNGWLIKTPTKSFAVYAATATEKSEWMNHINKCVTDLLSKSGKTPSSEHAAVWVPDSEATVCMRCQKAKFTPVNRRHHCRKCGFVVCGPCSEKRFLLPSQSSKPVRICDFCYDLLSTGDMAACQPTRSDSYSQSLKSPLNDVSDDDDDDDSSD, encoded by the coding sequence ATGGTGGATCGCTTGGCAAACAGTGAAGCAAATACTAGACGGATAAGTATCGTGGAGAACTGTTTCGGAGCAGCTGGTCAGCCCTTAACCATCCCTGGACGGGTGCTCATTGGCGAGGGAGTATTGACTAAGCTGTGCAGGAAGAAGCCTAAAGCCAGGCAGTTTTTCCTGTTTAATGACATTCTTGTGTACGGCAACATTGTCATccagaagaaaaaatacaacaaacaacACATTATCCCCTTGGAAAATGTCACCATTGATTCCATCAAAGATGAAGGAGAATTACGGAATGGATGGCTTATTAAGACACCAACTAAATCGTTTGCAGTTTACGCTGCCACCGCCACCGAGAAGTCCGAGTGGATGAACCACATAAACAAGTGTGTCACTGATTTACTCTCCAAAAGCGGGAAGACGCCCAGCAGTGAACATGCTGCTGTCTGGGTTCCTGACTCTGAGGCCACCGTGTGTATGCGCTGTCAGAAAGCAAAATTCACACCCGTGAATCGGCGGCACCATTGCCGCAAATGTGGCTTTGTTGTTTGTGGTCCCTGCTCTGAAAAGAGATTTCTTCTCCCCAGCCAGTCTTCTAAGCCTGTGCGGATATGTGACTTCTGCTATGACCTGCTCTCCACTGGGGACATGGCTGCGTGCCAGCCGACTAGATCAGACTCCTACAGTCAGTCATTGAAATCGCCTTTAAATGATGTATCTGATGATGACGACGATGACGATAGCAGTGACTAA